Proteins encoded within one genomic window of Oncorhynchus tshawytscha isolate Ot180627B linkage group LG02, Otsh_v2.0, whole genome shotgun sequence:
- the zbtb45 gene encoding LOW QUALITY PROTEIN: zinc finger and BTB domain-containing protein 45 (The sequence of the model RefSeq protein was modified relative to this genomic sequence to represent the inferred CDS: inserted 1 base in 1 codon; deleted 1 base in 1 codon) — protein MAAGTETVHYIHLHNSSQSVLEALRTQRREGLFCDVTVRIHDASLRAHACVLAAGSPFFQDKLLLGHSEISVPPLVPAETVKQLVDFMYSGSLVVVQSQALCILTAASILQIKTVIDECTQIISQRKVAAAAAAAASGGGGGGXGMTAGVLPKQEERGGGKGRDSGGGCIGGGGGVSGGGGYQSFSNFALGDCGASNMVTGLGGSNLIVNVSESGPGGALGQANPVGLMALADMGSPGALCGADGLSSGAAGSPHEELKLHPGYEVQAERPASGNANGANAGSSGNLSVGCSSGVSSVDSIGRDSIRSNAADLSEELVGMDRYCEEEEMDGHHRGRDLDRDRGAGGHSRKQRQPLRLQVLVGEEVVVKDEGVQEPDGGVFGLEEGRRVEGQEGTQESMATFGQVSLVLRVYSMMRLEFSPLRLSGPRTSLLRPCPFNPRGRGNKPLSPSTSSQSINNQLLFQYPVSQSQPSASFFVGGPMVIDSMAGTEHSQQALPPAPMTPALSTCGTPGPSPSSQGSETSFDCTHCGKSLRSRKNYSKHMFIHSGQKPHQCSICWRSFSLRDYLLKHMVVHTGVRAFQCSVCGKRFTQKSSLNVHMRTHRAERTFQCTVCHRAFTHRTLLERHALQHAHHGANQGQGQGQGLLQTPKHSPPALAGPSGMCGPAGMGGTMANMPSHGPPS, from the exons ATGGCTGCGGGCACGGAGACGGTGCACTACATCCACCTGCACAACTCCAGCCAGTCTGTTCTGGAGGCTTTACGGACGCAGCGGCGTGAGGGCCTCTTCTGCGATGTGACGGTGCGCATCCACGATGCCTCACTGCGTGCCCATGCCTGCGTGCTGGCCGCTGGCAGCCCCTTCTTCCAGGACAAGCTGCTGCTGGGCCACTCTGAGATCTCGGTGCCGCCGCTGGTCCCCGCTGAGACGGTGAAGCAGCTGGTGGATTTTATGTACAGCGGCTCGCTAGTGGTGGTGCAGTCACAGGCCCTCTGCATCCTCACCGCCGCCAGCATCCTGCAGATTAAGACGGTCATCGACGAGTGCACCCAGATCATCTCCCAGAGGAAGGTTGCTGCTGCTGCAGCAGCCGCAGCAagtgggggtggaggaggtg gggggatgaCAGCTGGGGTCCTGCCCAAGCAGGAGGAGCGGGGAGGGGGTAAAGGTAGGGACAGCGGTGGTGGTTGTATTGGTGGGGGTGGCGGAGTCAGCGGTGGTGGGGGTTACCAGAGCTTCTCGAACTTTGCCTTGGGGGACTGTGGGGCAAGCAACATGGTCACAGGCCTGGGCGGATCAAACTTGATTGTTAATGTTAGTGAGAGTGGCCCAGGAGGCGCCCTTGGGCAGGCTAACCCAGTGGGGCTGATGGCTCTAGCTGACATGGGCAGCCCCGGGGCCCTCTGTGGGGCTGATGGGCTGAGCTCAGGGGCCGCCGGGAGTCCTCATGAAGAACTCAAATTGCACCCAGGATATGAGGTACAAGCTGAGAGACCTGCTAGCGGCAAC GCTAACGGCGCCAATGCTGGAAGCTCAGGGAATCTCTCGGTTGGCTGCAGCTCTGGTGTCAGCAGCGTGGACAGCATTGGCCGGGACAGTATCCGCAGCAATGCGGCTGACCTCTCGGAGGAGCTTGTGGGGATGGACAGATACtgcgaggaggaggagatggatggacatcacagagggagagacttggacagggacagaggggcaggaggACACAGCCGCAAGCAGAGGCAGCCACTCAGGCTTCAG GTTCTTGTAGGAGAGGAAGTGGTGGTGAAGGATGAAGGAGTGCAGGAGCCGGATGGAGGGGTCTTCGGCTTGGAGGAGGGAAGACGTGTTGAAGGGCAGGAGGGCACACAGGAATCCATGGCAACCTTCGGCCAGGTGAGTCTTGTTTT GAGGGTGTATTCTATGATGAGGCTGGAGTTTTCTCCCCTGAGGCTTTCTGGCCCCAGAACGAGCCTGCTCAGGCCATGTCCTTTCAACCCCAGAGGAAGAGGAAACAAGCCACTGTCTCCATCTACCTCCTCACAGTCCATCAACAACCAG CTACTTTTTCAGTACCCAGTCAGCCAATCACAGCCATCAGCCTCATTCTTTGTGGGCGGACCGATGGTGATTGACAGCATGGCAGGAACGGAGCACAGCCAACAGGCTCTGCCCCCAGCACCAATGACCCCTGCTCTGTCAACCTGTGGCACACCaggcccctccccttcctcccaggGTTCTGAGACGTCCTTCGACTGCACTCATTGTGGGAAATCGTTACGTTCCAGGAAGAACTACAGCAAGCACATGTTCATACACTCCG GTCAAAAGCCTCATCAGTGCAGCATCTGCTGGCGCTCCTTCTCCCTGCGCGACTACCTCCTCAAGCACATGGTGGTGCACACGGGCGTGCGCGCCTTCCAGTGCTCTGTGTGCGGCAAGCGCTTCACACAGAAGAGCTCACTCAACGTGCACATGCGCACGCACCGGGCTGAGCGCACCTTCCAGTGCACCGTGTGCCACCGGGCATTCACCCACCGCACCCTGCTGGAGCGCCATGCCCTGCAACACGCCCACCATGGGGCCAACCAGGGCCAAGGGCAGGGACAGGGCCTCCTGCAGACCCCCAAACACAGCCCTCCAGCCCTGGCAGGGCCCTCAGGCATGTGCGGCCCAGCTGGGATGGGCGGCACCATGGCCAACATGCCCAGCCACGGGCCGCCCtcctag